The following are encoded together in the Pedobacter sp. D749 genome:
- a CDS encoding superoxide dismutase, with translation MAFELPALHYATDALEPHIDKTTMEIHHDKHHQAYVTNLNKALEGKPEASSSIEEIVKHISKFPAAVRNNGGGHYNHSLFWNILGPNKGGEPTGDLAKAINETFGSFADLKTKLQEAGATRFGSGWAWLSVGADKKLQVSSTPNQDNPLMDVAEVKGTPILGIDVWEHAYYLKYQNKRPDYLAAIWNVVNWDAVAELYKKAL, from the coding sequence ATGGCTTTTGAATTACCTGCGTTACATTACGCAACCGATGCATTAGAACCGCATATTGATAAAACTACCATGGAGATCCACCATGATAAACACCATCAGGCTTACGTTACCAACTTAAACAAAGCGTTAGAAGGTAAACCTGAAGCAAGCTCTAGCATCGAGGAAATTGTAAAACACATTTCAAAATTCCCTGCTGCTGTTAGAAACAATGGTGGTGGTCATTATAATCACTCTTTATTCTGGAACATTTTAGGCCCAAATAAAGGTGGTGAGCCAACTGGCGATTTAGCTAAAGCAATTAATGAAACTTTTGGTTCTTTTGCTGATCTTAAAACTAAATTACAAGAAGCTGGTGCTACCCGTTTCGGTTCTGGTTGGGCCTGGTTATCGGTAGGTGCTGATAAAAAACTTCAGGTTTCTTCTACTCCAAACCAAGACAATCCTTTAATGGATGTTGCTGAGGTAAAAGGTACACCAATTTTAGGTATTGATGTTTGGGAACATGCATATTACTTAAAATACCAAAACAAACGCCCTGATTATTTAGCGGCAATTTGGAATGTAGTGAACTGGGATGCAGTTGCTGAACTTTACAAAAAAGCTTTGTAA
- a CDS encoding nucleoside deaminase: MSFYNFENTDPEEEDIHYMKLALEEAKKALADDEIPIGAIVVSKNRIIGRGYNLTERFNDVTAHAEMQAFTSAAQTIGGKYLRDCTLYVTIEPCVMCAGASYWTQIGRIVYGAREEKRGFISKNANLLHPKTVLKGGVMAEECGALMKVFFAKKR; encoded by the coding sequence ATGAGTTTTTACAATTTCGAAAATACCGATCCGGAGGAAGAAGACATTCATTATATGAAACTGGCTCTGGAAGAAGCAAAAAAAGCTTTAGCTGATGATGAAATTCCGATAGGCGCTATAGTGGTAAGTAAAAACAGGATTATTGGCCGGGGCTATAATTTAACCGAACGCTTTAACGATGTAACTGCACATGCAGAAATGCAGGCCTTTACCTCAGCGGCACAAACTATCGGAGGGAAATATTTAAGGGATTGTACCTTATATGTAACTATCGAGCCTTGTGTAATGTGCGCTGGTGCAAGTTACTGGACGCAGATTGGCCGCATTGTGTATGGTGCCCGAGAAGAAAAAAGAGGATTCATCTCCAAAAATGCAAATCTGCTCCATCCTAAAACCGTGTTAAAAGGTGGCGTAATGGCAGAGGAATGCGGAGCGTTAATGAAGGTTTTTTTTGCGAAGAAGAGGTAG